A genomic region of Pyrus communis chromosome 14, drPyrComm1.1, whole genome shotgun sequence contains the following coding sequences:
- the LOC137715302 gene encoding UBP1-associated protein 2C-like, whose translation MDATKKRKLDENGVVLDTDPSSAPKLSPEDARRLIERFTPDQLLDILQDALSRHVDVLDAVRSIADPDASQRKLFIRGLGWDTTTEGLRSLFSAYGEIEEAIVILDKTTGKSKGYGFVTFRHVDGALMALKEPSKKIDGRMTVTQLASAGNSNSNTASNNVADVSLRKIYVANVPYDMPSDKLLAHFALYGEIEEGPLGFDKQTGKCKGYALFVYKTPEGAQAALVDPVKNIEGRQLTCKLAIDGKKGKSDGPGQGQGPGSGSNTHGDGMGMAPPSSIPGQYGIPGGIGSYGGYTSGLQGQPPLGHHPLGGPGLSGIGNQVNSGLGGGGGYGGLGGPYGNYGGPGGYGLGGAGGLGVGLGGAGSAGGGPGVGTGSSLYGLPPSSGGLPSGRYPEGGHYALSAYQNQHHQQAGTSPHPRVPQGGMYPNVPPYF comes from the coding sequence atGGACGCAACCAAGAAGCGCAAGCTCGACGAAAACGGTGTCGTTCTGGACACAGATCCCTCCTCCGCCCCCAAGCTCTCCCCCGAAGACGCTCGCAGGCTCATCGAGCGATTCACCCCCGATCAACTCCTCGACATTCTCCAGGACGCCCTCTCCCGCCACGTCGACGTCCTCGACGCCGTCCGCTCCATCGCCGATCCCGACGCCTCCCAGCGCAAGCTCTTCATCCGCGGCCTCGGCTGGGACACCACCACCGAGGGCCTCCGATCCCTCTTCTCCGCCTACGGAGAGATCGAGGAGGCCATCGTCATCCTCGACAAAACCACCGGGAAATCCAAGGGTTATGGGTTCGTCACGTTCCGCCACGTCGACGGCGCTCTCATGGCCCTGAAAGAACCGAGCAAGAAGATCGACGGCCGCATGACCGTCACGCAGCTCGCCTCCGCGGGGAATTCGAACTCCAACACTGCCTCCAACAACGTTGCCGACGTATCGTTGCGGAAGATATATGTGGCCAATGTTCCGTACGACATGCCGTCGGATAAGCTCTTGGCCCATTTTGCCCTGTACGGGGAGATAGAGGAGGGGCCGCTAGGCTTTGATAAGCAGACTGGGAAGTGCAAGGGGTATGCGCTGTTTGTGTATAAGACTCCGGAGGGGGCTCAGGCGGCACTCGTCGATCCGGTGAAGAACATCGAGGGGAGGCAATTGACTTGTAAATTGGCGATTGATGGGAAAAAGGGCAAGTCAGACGGGCCGGGTCAGGGTCAAGGACCCGGGAGTGGGTCCAATACGCACGGCGATGGGATGGGGATGGCACCACCGTCTTCGATTCCTGGGCAGTACGGCATCCCAGGTGGAATTGGTTCTTATGGTGGGTATACCAGTGGGCTTCAGGGCCAGCCTCCGTTGGGTCACCATCCATTGGGTGGGCCTGGGTTGTCTGGTATTGGAAACCAGGTGAATTCGGGTTTGGGTGGTGGTGGCGGATATGGAGGGTTGGGTGGGCCTTATGGTAACTATGGCGGCCCTGGGGGTTATGGTTTAGGTGGTGCTGGTGGGCTGGGTGTTGGACTAGGTGGTGCTGGGTCGGCTGGGGGTGGTCCGGGTGTGGGTACCGGGTCATCTTTGTATGGATTGCCTCCGAGTTCAGGTGGGCTACCATCTGGTAGGTATCCAGAGGGCGGGCACTACGCCCTGTCAGCATATCAGAATCAGCACCACCAGCAAGCTGGGACATCCCCGCATCCAAGGGTTCCTCAAGGTGGCATGTACCCAAATGTGCCACCTTATTTCTGA
- the LOC137714572 gene encoding receptor-like protein 2, whose translation MGEATHIRQNTENWSYYLPILSPLVAFVSFPRLHCLGAACISAVMGENCDIINIHHSFLDINAYEEQSLSKEVPSVNDNESLMSIRKEEKERHRRKIIGQANKGRIPWNKGRKLSSAYKIQSAIFLWKIAISLTFNVFRKTLTDGRVAAQRDISKHVTYHIFGETGSRVCKERENSKEVSIADQIRAAKNRKMELAMVLDLSYNLLFGELPLSLTFDNIRTLDLSSNRFHGPIPSSFFMHAWKLTSFNISNNSFSRYIPSSICLHSNSMIRVLDFSSNQFSGNIYRGFGRCFELQIFRAGHNNLSGPLQEDIYNAIKLEEVSVPQNSLYGGISDKIVNLTNLAFLDLSFNQLNAVLPLRLGKLSRLKIVKLDFNDLQGPLPQSLMNCTSLAELHLGRNNLEGDITKLNFSKLVQLTKLDLYRNKFTGKLPTSLYSCRSLKAIRLSSNNLEGQVQSDILSLNSLSFLSLSYNRLENVTGAMKILMHCKSLRALILSDSFNGEGMPSDNNMVGFDGFRNLRLLSLAYCDLTGQIPDGEFPKELCKVPAMVHEPVAAQADHYDLEFPLYTVMNPNGFRRRWSCRSSNFPPFLDLSFNNITGNIPTEIGQLQVLQGLYLNDNNFSGIIPEQISNLKNLEGLDLSKNRLSGKIPSSLVSLNFLKNFDVSYNNLEGPIPTSTQFQSFEASAFDGNPKLCGAPLPNKCHIDVHDKNKRDDDEDNQNDEDDRHQLPWFYVSVVLGFIFGFWGVCGSLIAKKTWRYAYFQFIDNVQDRLFVMLAVRMNRMKRWLS comes from the exons ATGGGGGAAGCCACTCACATTCGGCAGAACACAGAGAACTGGAGCTATTATTTACCTATTTTGTCACCCTTGGTTGCCTTTGTATCCTTCCCTAGACTTCACTGTTTGGGAGCCGCATGCATCAGTGCTGTCATGGGTGAAAATTGTGATATTATCAACATCCATCATTCTTTCCTCGACATAAATGCATACGAGGAGCAAAGTTTAAGCAAGGAGGTTCCATCAGTTAATGACAACGAGTCTCTGATGAGTATTaggaaggaagaaaaggagagacACAGACGGAAAATAATAGGACAAGCCAACAAAGGGAGGATACCATGGAACAAAGGCAGGAAACTTAGTTCAG CATATAAGATTCAATCAGCTATTTTTCTTTGGAAAATTGCAATTTCATTGACATTCAATGTTTTCAG AAAGACTTTAACCGATGGCCGGGTTGCTGCTCAACGGGACATAAGCAAGCATGTCACATATCACATCTTTGGAGAAACTGGATCTAGAGTCtgtaaagagagagaaaattcgAAAGAAGTTTCGATCGCAGACCAGATCAGAGCtgccaaaaacagaaaaatggaACTAGCTATG GTTCTTGATTTGAGCTATAACCTTCTTTTTGGAGAACTGCCTTTGTCTCTAACATTCGACAACATCCGGACACTCGATTTGTCAAGCAATCGCTTCCATGGTCCAATTCCATCTTCGTTCTTCATGCATGCTTGGAAATTGACAAGTTTCAACATCAGCAACAATTCCTTCTCCAGGTACATCCCATCCTCTATATGTCTCCATTCTAACTCCATGATTAGAGTGTTGGATTTTTCCTCAAACCAATTCAGTGGCAACATTTACCGCGGTTTTGGGAGGTGTTTCGAGCTGCAAATTTTTCGTGCTGGTCACAATAATCTCTCAGGGCCACTTCAAGAAGATATCTATAATGCTATCAAACTCGAAGAAGTTTCAGTACCTCAGAATTCACTATATGGAGGCATTAGTGATAAAATTGTCAACCTCACCAACCTCGCATTCCTTGACCTCTCCTTCAATCAACTAAATGCAGTGCTCCCTCTCCGTTTGGGAAAGCTCTCCAGGTTAAAAATTGTAAAGCTCGATTTCAATGACCTACAAGGTCCGTTGCCCCAATCTTTGATGAATTGCACCAGCCTTGCAGAACTACATTTGGGACGAAATAACTTGGAAGGAGACATTACCAAGCTTAATTTCTCCAAACTTGTTCAACTTACTAAACTTGACCTGTATAGGAACAAATTCACTGGTAAGTTGCCAACAAGCCTTTACTCATGTAGATCCCTGAAGGCAATTCGATTAAGTTCGAACAATCTAGAGGGGCAAGTACAATCCGATATTCTTTCGTTGAACTCTCTGTCCTTCCTCTCTCTCAGTTACAACCGATTGGAAAATGTCACAGGAGCAATGAAGATATTGATGCATTGCAAAAGTCTTCGAGCACTAATCCTTTCGGACTCCTTTAACGGTGAAGGAATGCCATCTGACAATAATATGGTTGGTTTTGATGGATTCCGAAATCTACGACTTTTGAGCTTGGCGTATTGTGATCTCACTGGTCAAATACCTGATG GTGAATTTCCGAAAGAACTTTGTAAAGTACCGGCTATGGTACATGAACCTGTTGCAGCTCAAGCAGACCATTATGATCTCGAATTTCCTCTTTACACGGTGATGAATCCCAATGGCTTTCGCCGTAGATGGTCTTGCAGATCGTCTAACTTTCCTCCATTCCTAGATCTTTCTTTCAACAACATTACCGGTAATATACCTACTGAGATCGGCCAACTGCAGGTTCTCCAAGGGTTATATCTAAACGACAACAACTTCTCAGGCATCATTCCAGAACAAATATCTAACCTTAAGAATTTAGAGGGTTTGGATCTCTCCAAGAATCGCTTGTCCGGAAAAATCCCATCATCTCTGGTGAGCCTTAATTTCTTGAAAAATTTTGATGTCTCTTACAATAATCTCGAAGGACCAATCCCAACAAGCACTCAGTTCCAAAGCTTCGAAGCTTCTGCATTTGACGGGAATCCAAAACTTTGTGGTGCTCCGCTTCCGAACAAGTGTCACATTGATGTGCATGATAAGAACAAACGAGATGATGATGAGGACAACCAAAATGATGAGGACGATCGGCATCAACTTCCATGGTTCTATGTTTCCGTTGTGTTGGGGTTTATTTTCGGATTCTGGGGAGTATGTGGTTCTTTGATCGCAAAGAAGACATGGAGATATGCATACTTTCAGTTCATAGACAATGTACAAGATAGGCTCTTTGTCATGTTAGCAGTGCGCATGAATAGGATGAAAAGATGGCTTAGCTAA
- the LOC137714573 gene encoding receptor-like protein 2, giving the protein MNSLYGGISERIVNLSSLAILDLSFNQLSGVLPLYLGKLSRLKIITLDFNDLQGLLPQSLMNCTSLVELRLGRNNLEGDITKLNFSKLVQLTKLDLYRNNFTGKLPTSLYSCRSLKAVRLASNNLEGQIQPEILSLNSLSFLSLSELRLENVMGAMKILMHCKSLQILILMDNFNGEGMPSDDDMVGFDGFRNLRILSLPFCDLTGRLAVWLAKLKSLEILDLAGNKITGSIPSWLGTDLPRLFSINLAMNLISGEFPKELCRIPVLVHEPIAARADQYELELPTYIMNDGRVLISYGLRRILYGFPSLIELSSNNITGNIPSEIGQLQLLQELYLDNNNFSGNIPDQMSNLKKLEVLNLSKNHLSGKIPSSLASLNFLNSFVVSYNNLEGPIPTSTQLQSFEASAFEGNPKLCGAPLPNECRTDAHGKNNHDDEDDGHQLPWFYISAVFGFVFGF; this is encoded by the coding sequence ATGAATTCACTATATGGAGGCATTAGTGAGAGAATTGTCAACCTCAGCAGCCTCGCAATCCTTGATCTCTCCTTCAATCAACTGAGCGGAGTACTCCCTCTCTATTTGGGGAAGCTATCCAGGTTAAAAATCATAACCCTCGATTTCAACGACCTACAAGGTCTTTTGCCCCAGTCTTTGATGAATTGCACCAGCCTTGTAGAACTACGGTTGGGACGAAATAACTTGGAAGGAGACATTACCAAGCTTAATTTCTCCAAACTTGTTCAACTTACTAAACTTGACCTGTATAGGAACAACTTCACTGGTAAGTTGCCAACAAGCCTGTACTCATGTAGATCCCTGAAAGCAGTTCGATTAGCTTCGAACAATCTAGAGGGACAAATACAACCTGAGATTCTTTCGCTAAACTCTTTGTCCTTCCTCTCTCTTAGTGAGCTCCGATTGGAAAATGTCATGGGAGCAATGAAGATATTGATGCATTGCAAAAGTCTTCAAATACTCATCCTTATGGATAACTTTAACGGTGAAGGAATGCCATCTGACGACGACATGGTTGGTTTTGATGGATTCCGAAATCTTCGAATTTTGAGCTTGCCATTTTGTGATCTCACCGGTCGACTAGCTGTATGGTTAGCAAAGCTAAAGAGTCTTGAGATCTTGGATCTGGCAGGTAACAAAATCACAGGGTCAATTCCTAGCTGGTTGGGGACTGATCTACCAAGGCTTTTTTCTATAAACTTGGCAATGAACCTTATTTCAGGTGAATTTCCGAAAGAACTTTGTAGAATACCGGTGTTGGTACATGAACCTATTGCAGCTCGAGCAGACCAATATGAACTCGAATTGCCAACGTACATTATGAACGATGGCCGGGTACTAATTTCCTATGGATTACGCCGCATATTGTATGGCTTTCCTTCATTGATAGAACTTTCTTCCAACAACATTACCGGTAATATACCGTCTGAGATCGGCCAACTGCAGCTACTCCAAGAGTTGTATCTAGACAACAACAACTTCTCCGGCAACATTCCAGACCAAATGTCTAACCTTAAGAAGTTAGAAGTTTTGAATCTCTCCAAGAATCACTTGTCCGGAAAAATCCCATCGTCTCTGGCGAGCCTCAATTTCTTGAATAGCTTTGTTGTCTCGTACAATAATCTTGAAGGTCCAATCCCAACAAGCACTCAGCTCCAAAGCTTTGAAGCTTCTGCATTTGAGGGGAATCCAAAACTTTGCGGTGCCCCACTTCCAAACGAGTGTCGCACTGATGCGCATGGTAAGAATAACCACGATGATGAGGATGATGGGCATCAACTTCCGTGGTTCTATATTTCGGCTGTGTTCGGGTTTGTTTTTGGATTCTAG